One Polaribacter reichenbachii genomic window, TCCAATAAATATCTCTAGCTTCTTGGTTATATGCGTCGTAAACTCTCACACCTGATGGTAAATTAGGATCTGGTGGCCAACCTTCGTTACCAGATTGTGGCCAAGTTTTAAAGCTTAAAAGCATGTCCTTTTCTTTTAAAACTTTAAATGGTTTTGTTTCTGGACCAAAAGATGCCCAGATAGAAATAATCATATGTGCATTTAAATTGTGCACATCATCTACCATTTTTTGCGGATTTGGAAATGTAGGATTTAAAAACTCCATTGCATTCCATTGGTAATTTGTTCCCCAGTATTGCCAATCTTGAATAATACCATCTAAAGGAATTTCTAATTCGCGATATTTTTTAACAACATTTACGGTTTCATCTTGACTTTTATAACGCTCTTTACTTTGCCAATAACCAAATGTCCAGTAAGGAAACATTGGTGCTTGCCCTGTTAATTTTCGTAATTGACCAATTACTCCATCAGAATTTTTACCATACATAAAGTAATAGTCTATACAATCTCCAACCTCAGATTCAAATGAAGTTTCTGTTGGGTTATCTGTATAATAAGTTGGTGCATAGTTATCCCAAAAAATACCATACCCTTTTACAGATTGTAAAACAGGTGATGTATCTTCTAAATTATCTTGTCTTAAAAGTAGTTTTTGATTACGCTGAGACATTTTTCCGTGCTGAAACTGCCCCAAACCATATACTGTTTCTTCTTTATCTAACAAAAAAGCCTGACGAACAATAAAAGAGTTTCTATCTACATCTTTTATGGGTGTAAATTGAGAACCATAATCTTTTTCTGTAAGTAAGCTATTACCTTCTGTATCAAAAAAAGAAATCTTACCTGTTTTAGTGTTAATATTTAAAATAATAGATGGAGTAGAAGCTGTAATAAGATTGTTTTTTTCAGTTATTATAAGATCTACATTTTCTGGAGTTTTAATAACAGTTAAACTTTCTTTTTCAAATTTACTATTCTCAGGATATTTAAGAATTCTTGCCGTTTTTGATGTAAAAAACTGTACTTCTAAAACCTGATTATTTATTACAGTTTTTAGCCCTTTTTGTGTCTTAGTATATTGCTGAGCATAAGTTACTTGTAACCCTAAGAACAATGCTAAAACAAAACACAATACATTACTAATTATTCTCTTCATTATATTTAATTATTATCTTTAATTTAAGAAACGATACATTTCACTGGCAGCTAATAAAAAAGCCCCCACACCAAAATCTGCTGTAGAATTTACATTAACTACCTGTCCTGGTATTGCTTTTTCTCCAATTGGTTGTACATAACCAACAGCTCCATTTGCTTGTAAAGCAGTATTTATTAAGTAATTCCAAGATTTATTTATTACTGGTGTATACACTTCTTTATCTAAAATATTGTTATTTATTCCCCATAAAAAAGCATAAGTAAAGAAAGCTGTTCCGCTAGTTTCTGGGCCTGGAGCATGTGCAGGATCTAAAATACTTCTGGTCCAATAACCTTCTTTTTGCTGAGATGCTGCTAATGCTTCTGCCATTGCTTTAAATCTCTTAATATATTCTTGTTTATGTTTTGCAGTATCTGGCATGTCCTGAATTATTTTTGCGTAACCTGCAAAAACCCATCCGTCTCCTCTTGCCCAAAAATCTTTTTTACCGTTTGCACTTTTATGTTTTGGATATACATATTTAGCATCTCTATAATAAAGTTGTGCTTCATCATCATACATAATACCATCTGCATACGTTAAATATTCTTCTAATTTCTCTAAATATTTATCGTTACCAGTTGCTTTATAAAGCTTTGTCATCACTGGCATTACCATATACAAACCATCTGCCCACCACCA contains:
- a CDS encoding glycoside hydrolase family 88 protein, whose protein sequence is MYQKTVWFLSFILISILFTGCGTTKDNKETTNQESSIKESKEDVISIINKVNTHWQKNNLNPGNAFWHVSAYHTGNMEAYKITKNKQFLDYSLAWAEKNQWMGAKSQDKSEWRYNYGENDKYVLFGDWQICFQTYIDLYNFTGKKDAYKMARAREVMEYQMSTSANDYWWWADGLYMVMPVMTKLYKATGNDKYLEKLEEYLTYADGIMYDDEAQLYYRDAKYVYPKHKSANGKKDFWARGDGWVFAGYAKIIQDMPDTAKHKQEYIKRFKAMAEALAASQQKEGYWTRSILDPAHAPGPETSGTAFFTYAFLWGINNNILDKEVYTPVINKSWNYLINTALQANGAVGYVQPIGEKAIPGQVVNVNSTADFGVGAFLLAASEMYRFLN